One segment of Plasmodium vivax chromosome 14, whole genome shotgun sequence DNA contains the following:
- a CDS encoding hypothetical protein (encoded by transcript PVX_101595A): protein MNSSKFSNNSDEFYDDIESNYDNKSVSDYEEEYDTDFEEKSDRVSDKKYKSLISDFKAKNRSKSGSQGLFKKLDSKFESELMRLLLLKEYHDKRLLNDKGLWAYVKYFISKHRVILPLAIAINLFLYSSLYLSFTGGLILPFWTNTLLAVGVILIIMSFYYIHKTKSVKRYIKKLMNHKKY, encoded by the coding sequence ATGAACTCATCTAAATTTTCGAACAATTCTGATGAATTTTATGATGATATAGAAAGTAATTATGACAATAAAAGTGTATCAGAttatgaagaagaatatGACACTGATTTTGAAGAAAAGTCCGACAGAGTAtctgataaaaaatataaatcttTGATTTCTGATTTTAAAGCCAAAAATAGAAGCAAATCAGGTTCACAaggattatttaaaaaattagacTCGAAATTTGAATCAGAATTGATGCGTTTGCTATTGCTTAAAGAATATCATGACAAACGTTTACTTAACGATAAGGGTTTGTGGGCATacgttaaatattttatcagcAAACATAGAGTAATTTTACCTCTTGCTATAGCCATCaatttattcttatattcATCCTTGTATCTTTCATTTACCGGTGGTCTTATCTTACCATTTTGGACGAATACATTATTAGCCGTAGGAGTAATTCTTATAATTATGTCTTTTTACTACATtcataaaacaaaaagtgTAAAACGTTATATTAAAAAGCTCATGAaccacaaaaaatattaa
- a CDS encoding variable surface protein Vir16/32-related (encoded by transcript PVX_101600A), whose protein sequence is MLLIIIKNITFHTDDIVDFDHLPSYKFYEQLTEDTSESINSKYYNGLNDLTTKYPWINDILKKLRRNISLVQNKHDFNDEFIKKGCFDLHYWLHKEVFNHLESKARYSEIKHVITKIQEVWTNVIDTEFSKDDYKCYPDKKLYINMGFLQEIKDLFDFFEDFEVMKKEIIDDTFNSCNKYFKYIKQRIPAYYVWRDTCKVEGSTCKRYIDNYMKYHPASIASELNYFTVILTYAYKPCYNDVYRVFVDGKRRHKRQDALYQEIMEKIELEEAEQDLLSARAADATPGSRLYIKHDKSRLKYYFMWRRIVYLYENVFPYILLVIGAFIIFYIMKKLGPNINYEDIKLLNDSDESLDTNSDESSYQLSYSSSVS, encoded by the exons ATGCTATTgatcattataaaaaatataaccttTCACACCGATGATAT AGTTGATTTTGATCACCTAccttcatataaattttacgAACAGTTGACAGAAGATACGAGTGAAAGTATAAATAGTAAATATTACAATGGATTAAATGATTTAACTACAAAATATCCATGGATTAatgatatattaaaaaaattaaggagaAATATATCACTGGTTCAGAACAAGCACGATTTTAATGACGAATTTATTAAGAAGGGATGTTTTGACCTACATTACTGGTTACATAAAGAAGTGTTTAATCATCTTGAGTCCAAAGCAAGGTATAGTGAAATAAAACATGTTATCACTAAGATACAGGAAGTATGGACAAATGTAATTGATACTGAGTTTTCAAAGGAtgattataaatgttatccggataaaaaattatacatcaATATGGGTTTTTTACAAGAAATTAAGGATTTATTCGACTTTTTTGAAGATTTTGAAgtgatgaaaaaggaaattattgATGATACTTTTAATTCTtgcaataaatattttaaatacattaaGCAAAGAATCCCAGCATATTATGTTTGGAGAGACACCTGTAAAGTGGAGGGTTCTACTTGTAAGAGATATATTGATAACTATATGAAATATCATCCAGCGAGTATTGCATCGGAGTTAAACTACTTTACTGTTATTTTGACTTATGCTTACAAGCCATGTTATAATGATGTTTACAGAGTATTTGTAGatggaaaaagaaggcaTAAACGACAAGATGCCTTATATCAAGaaattatggaaaaaattgaacttGAAGAAGCTGAACAAGATTTGCTTTCAGCTAGAGCAGCCGATGCGACACCTGGAAGCCGTTTATATATTAAGCATGATAAAAGTAGATTGAAGTACTATTTTATGTGGAGAAGAATCGTTTATCTATATGAAAATGTCTTTCCGTATATACTTTTGGTAATTGgtgcatttattatattttatattat gaaaaaattaggTCCCAACATTAATTATGAAGACATTAAACTATTAAATGATAGTGATGAATCTTTAGACACCAATTCTGATGAGAGTTCCTATCAGTTGTCATACTCTTCCTCAGTAAGTTAA
- a CDS encoding hypothetical protein (encoded by transcript PVX_101605A; Apicoplast targeted protein. Curated by Stuart Ralph, Walter and Eliza Hall Institute of Medical Research, Australia.), translated as MFLYHNIFFVFILITSICLYCPHETTSYKLLYKNISVNNKNFEVKVLLSYAKLGTKKKTSRVDRILASIYEDIKRKRQQILDAAPSNKIKVKQIKKRRDNLKRSKLNSKIHDSSKRRKTSLFKRIKLLFRRKKKDKFARLKYLIEMSEKNIREEKENKKKKKKNSKFKELRNKISYPHLFLSLIGLLAVIGGLSGK; from the exons atGTTCCTATAccataacatattttttgtgtttatcCTGATAACTTCGATATGTCTTTATTGTCCGCATGAA ACCACTTCCTACaaacttttatataaaaatatcagtgtgaataacaaaaattttgaagtaaAAGTATTATTAAGTTATGCTAAATTGGGTACCAAGAAAAAAACCTCACGAGTAGACAGAATTTTAGCAAGTATCTATGaggatataaaaagaaaaaggcaacaaATTCTCGATGCAGCACCTtcgaataaaataaaagtaaaacaaattaaaaaacgaCGAGATAATTTAAAACGCAGTAAATTAAATAGCAAAATTCATGATTCAAGtaagaggagaaaaacttctttatttaaaagaataaaattactttttcgaagaaaaaaaaaagataaatttgCTAGATTAAAATATCTAATTGAAatgagcgaaaaaaatatacgtgaggagaaggaaaataagaagaagaaaaaaaaaaatagtaaatttaaagaattaCGTAATAAGATATCTTATCCGCATCTCTTTTTGTCATTAATTGGATTACTTGCCGTTATAGGTGGTTTGAGTGGGAAATAA
- a CDS encoding RAD protein (Pv-fam-e) (encoded by transcript PVX_101610A), translated as MLSSPRVAFSFFTMMNFVLLNSGINQNGKSLSSQLDIRASPRQLSQFTGRASAYADPSELSLDFDDNEFSCELGKEDMDDGTSGQVENIESDKKDQVRGIEEMGKLDEFVNLTELGKLEEDGKEEEWEEEEQYDEEDDDEDDDDDLEDDEGGIDIESILKKHVHVVPKDKVEPLLIECSRIQTSDFQRVMDNLSSELNKLSSKYGMSEEEKKKLWNECQEEISKDLKEVDDYYDKFYDINMQADSVATASFVSSITNFLNMWTNSIDKTEKKWCAFFKEKAQEYKGTAQENVSDAQVNGSDTKESKE; from the exons atgttGAGCTCACCCAGGGTTGCGTTCTCTTTTTTCACAATGATGAATTTTGTGCTGCTG AATAGTGGTATcaatcaaaatggaaaatccTTGTCATCACAACTAGATATAAGGGCATCCCCAAGACAGCTGTCCCAATTTACAGGTCGTGCTAGTGCGTATGCTGATCCAAGTGAGCTAAGTCTTGACTTTGATGATAATGAGTTCAGCTGTGAATTAGGTAAAGAAGATATGGATGATGGTACTTCTGGTCAAGTAGAAAATATCGAATCGGATAAAAAGGACCAAGTAAGAGGAATAgaagaaatgggaaaactAGATGAATTTGTAAATCTGACAGAACTGGGAAAACTAGAAGAAGatggaaaagaggaagaatgggaggaagaagaacaatacgatgaagaagacgatgatgaagacgatgatgatgaccTAGAGGACGATGAAGGAGGAATAGATATAGAATCCATATTGAAAAAGCATGTTCACGTTGTGCCGAAAGATAAAGTCGAGCCTCTACTGATTGAATGTAGCAGAATTCAAACATCAGACTTCCAAAGGGTCATGGATAATTTATCGAGCGAACTGAATAAATTATCCTCGAAATATGGAATGTcagaggaagagaaaaagaaattgtgGAATGAATGTCAGGAAGAAATATCTAAAGATTTAAAAGAAGTAGATgattattatgataaattttatgatataaatatgcaGGCCGATTCAGTAGCAACCGCTTCTTTCGTTTCATCCATAACGAATTTTCTCAACATGTGGACAAACAGTATAGATAAAACTGAGAAAAAATGgtgcgccttttttaaagagaAGGCTCAAGAATATAAAGGAACTGCGCAAGAAAACGTATCGGATGCACAAGTCAATGGATCAGACACTAAGGAATCAAAAGAGTAA
- a CDS encoding variable surface protein Vir14-related (encoded by transcript PVX_101615A): protein MQENDLKHLPSYEFYDGFNKKNDLCNSVDHCKKISEHFHNNERIREICNMLIANIFYFRDKHTDNTPFFHKHCYDLNYWLYDQLSTFRDQNNKNITINSTFTEFSKVWRSFIEKELLDGTNSSICMPEPKFYEKKLIKHLKDLFDYAENYKRIENEITKSSEKPKIYCSYILGKVHLYFMGKKLCSYGESDRCTTYIGNYKQYDPSTLLSQLSCLGGEIGNIPIDKDLITEVLKFQESIPNFVIPDLSKLTDLQGEFMKSLEGLMKNGFASIGIESLFNVFPSLSDILNSDVFKQYIMPSLYGTGSLILFFILYKVNSKYILKYEHFKTALIVYCFEILTIINYAQFINMYIFPLSILVQV, encoded by the coding sequence ATGCAAGAAAATGATTTAAAGCATTTACCTTCATATGAATTTTATGATGgctttaataaaaagaatgatTTATGTAATTCAGTTGAtcattgtaaaaaaataagtgaacattttcataataacgAAAGAATTCGTGAAATTTGCAACATGCTTatagcaaatatattttacttcaGAGATAAACACACAGACAATACACCATTTTTCCACAAGCATTGTTATGACTTGaattattggttatatgatcAGTTGTCTACGTTTCGTgatcaaaataataaaaatattactatTAATTCTACCTTTACAGAATTTAGTAAAGTATGGAGGTCTTTTattgaaaaagaattattgGATGGTACAAATAGTAGCATATGCATGCCGGAaccaaaattttatgaaaagaAACTAATTAAACATTTGAAAGATTTGTTTGATTACgctgaaaattataaaagaattgaaaatgaaattacTAAGTCCAGTGAAAaaccaaaaatatattgctCATATATTTTAGGAAAAgttcatttatatttcatgggtaaaaaattatgttcatATGGAGAAAGTGACAGATGTACAACATATATAGGAAATTATAAACAGTATGATCCTAGTACATTATTGTCTCAATTATCATGTCTTGGAGGAGAAATAGGTAACATTCCTATTGATAAGGATCTTATAACAGAAGTGCTAAAATTCCAAGAGTCAATTCCTAACTTTGTGATCCCAGATCTAAGTAAGCTAACCGATCTTCAAGGTGAATTTATGAAATCTTTGGAAGgtttaatgaaaaatggaTTTGCCTCAATAGGTATAGAATCtctttttaatgtatttCCATCCTTATCAGATATACTTAACTCTGATGTGTTTAAGCAATATATCATGCCATCTCTTTATGGTACTGGAAgtcttatcctttttttcattttatataaggtaaattcaaaatatattttaaaatatgaacattttaaaacaGCATTAATAGTTTATTGTTTTGAAATACTTACCATTATAAATTACGCACAattcataaatatgtatatcttTCCCCTTTCTATCTTAGTGCAAGTCTAG
- a CDS encoding variable surface protein Vir16-related (encoded by transcript PVX_101620A) translates to MRTISLEEAAEAVKLHKIHPENFFSELDKPSTFEGLCSGVEHKGGPKSKEAKELCIKLVRSLEKISKENDSQRNNYCSYIRYWLYEQISEIHTNKSAKITDVRFFDDLIFAWTLIHNGKLKKTCNPENNIKDVKLDELKNRIFSYIYFKNLDKIKKISTENGTDCDKYLTYLKSFKSVHEEYKDRLCGKSTVLSQKNGTDYFHCDDKDVLMSRITELEKCKGSEKPTVATGHLDPKSVKGEGDPGAPKDKKVSEDTTRPTDSAVVASSSSSSTTVTTTTAVTATKPVTTATTVTATQPTVTTTASTASTASTASTASTASTASTASTASTASTTPSNVTTTSTPSTSTKTRTVTTLSTSSSGSQGRSSFWSGLSGLFSSSRPRTSERTSSLAASQTSSSSKGTLSARVAERPVTTTSASSVRDSTVTVTTNTRSAEGSISSTGQVDQGRLTRPLVTATVSGKSLSPQPQESPGYALHTVSSYNSNTGGDTNLETITDVPGTSETLYDKLDSNTVKNIIMAAAVLGIIFFLFYYNRSSRIESSIKPKKRKKKAFEHNYYEEYEKELAKYESYNESLDSLEDRYYLTYQPDQDSHY, encoded by the exons ATGAGAACCATATCTTTG GAGGAGGCTGCAGAAGCTGTAAAACTTCATAAAATACATCCagaaaatttcttttcagAGCTTGATAAACCTTCTACTTTTGAAGGACTTTGTAGTGGAGTCGAGCATAAAGGAGGTCCCAAATCTAAAGAAGCCAAAGAACTTTGCATTAAACTAGTGCGttctttagaaaaaataagtaaagaGAATGATTCCCAACGTAATAATTACTGTAGTTACATACgttattggttatatgaacaaataagTGAAATTCATACTAACAAATCTGCAAAGATTACTGATGTACGCTTTTTTGACGATCTTATTTTTGCATGGACACTCATTCATaatggaaaattaaaaaaaacatgtaatccggaaaataatataaaagatgtTAAATtagatgaattaaaaaataggatattttcttatatttattttaaaaatcttgataaaattaaaaaaattagtactGAAAATGGAACAGATTGCGATAAGTATTTAACATATCTTAAGAGTTTTAAGTCAGTACATGAGGAGTATAAGGATAGGCTTTGTGGCAAGTCAACTGTTTTATCACAGAAGAATGGTACAGATTATTTTCATTGTGATGATAAGGATGTACTTATGTCTCGCATAACTGAAttagaaaaatgcaaaggttCAGAGAAGCCAACTGTTGCAACAGGACACCTTGACCCCAAAAGTGTTAAAGGCGAAGGAGATCCAGGAGCTccaaaagataaaaaagtttCAGAAGATACAACAAGACCAACAGATTCAGCAGTCGTAGCAAGCTCATCGAGTTCATCAACTACTGTAACAACAACAACTGCAGTAACTGCAACAAAACCAGTAACAACTGCAACAACAGTAACTGCAACGCAACCAACAGTAACAACAACTGCATCAACTGCATCAACTGCATCAACTGCATCAACTGCATCAACTGCATCAACTGCATCAACTGCATCAACTGCATCAACTGCATCAACTACACCAAGTAATGTAACAACAACAAGTACACCATCTACATCCACTAAAACAAGAACAGTAACTACGCTAAGTACAAGTAGTTCAGGAAGTCAAGGAAGATCATCATTTTGGTCAGGTTTGTCGGGTTTATTTAGTTCATCAAGGCCACGAACTTCAGAACGAACATCATCTTTAGCGGCATCACAAACTTCGTCAAGTTCAAAAGGTACATTGAGTGCAAGAGTTGCAGAAAGGCCAGTGACTACAACAAGTGCATCAAGTGTAAGAGATTCGACAGTTACAGTAACCACAAATACACGAAGTGCAGAAGGTTCAATAAGTTCAACAGGTCAAGTAGATCAAGGGAGATTAACACGTCCACTGGTTACAGCAACTGTATCCGGAAAATCTTTGAGTCCCCAGCCGCAAGAAAGTCCTGGGTACGCTCTTCACACAGTATCATCATATAATTCAAACACTGGGGGGGATACAAACCTGGAGACCATTACTGATGTTCCTGGTACTTCAGAAACGTTATATGATAAGTTAGATTCAAATactgttaaaaatattatcatgGCTGCAGCGGTACTTGGAATaatattcttccttttctactaCAATAGG tCTTCTCGAATAGAATCAAGTAttaagccaaaaaaaaggaagaaaaaagcattcgagcataattattacgaagagtatgaaaaggaGTTAGCGAAGTATGAATCATATAATGAGTCTTTAGATTCTCTAGAAGATCGATATTATTTGACTTATCAGCCAGACCAAGACTCTCACTActaa
- a CDS encoding variable surface protein Vir18-like (encoded by transcript PVX_101625A): MQGYQKIECIKKYTNYKDEIERKIGELLTKNDSYFCRKCHTIKTDITKKNDELKDCYKIKSISQPLIESYDIKGFIDECTAYHQCIKNRSSRRSKHDASKRESEKKCSGNLPCEQKTAATVSHKAKTPSRLSSESSSARTPQRQRQQIQTENPADRRESGKRNAVLQPQQVVKRPTSSIEPKSEVSESVTNHPSCAPAQVETLPKLSSSAPSKDDKLGPPPSDKESQNIATEDSDPGNTFHVKDSLERPVHLNLSGGQDASGNTQVEPVSSGTPIVNEAHDDQSVTKETSVSSPLTETSLVSGEGSNGNPIVSATGIGDKEKLAANGVHTVRVGINGSPSGDLTTSGQIANDVSSPGTSTEVKASDSNDPSHFSTGSEASSGMEDNYVVSLSESDHNQAVVTEDVGEETRCSEEDVSLPHNGAIPCTATKNTEITVDNNILATLSNIFGVIQANKDNVTNTSIPVGIVLLLGLLFKYTPLWSFLTKRKRKKQLHMNEKLQRVLQQPSSGSETRSIPFSYSAFEYSSE; this comes from the exons ATGCAGGGAtaccaaaaaattgaatgtataaaaaaatatacaaattataaaGATGAAATTGAACGCAAAATTGGTGAATTGCTTACTAAAAATGATAGTTATTTTTGTAGAAAATGCCATACAATAAAAACAGAtataactaaaaaaaatgatgaattaAAAGACTGTTATAAGATTAAATCAATATCACAACCATTAATTGAAAGTTATGATATAAAGGGTTTTATAGACGAATGTACTGCATATCATCAATGTATTAAAAATCGCTCATCACGCCGTAGTAAACATGATGCTTCAAAACGCgaatcagaaaaaaaatgttcaggAAATCTGCCTTGTGAACAAAAAACAGCAGCAACAGTCTCACACAAAGCTAAAACACCATCGAGATTATCTTCAGAAAGCTCTAGTGCGAGAACCCCACAAAGGCAAAGACAACAAATTCAAACTGAAAATCCTGCAGATAGACGAGAATCAGGTAAACGGAACGCTGTTTTACAGCCACAACAGGTCGTAAAGCGTCCCACTAGTTCTATTGAACCTAAAAGTGAAGTATCTGAATCTGTAACTAATCATCCGTCTTGTGCTCCTGCACAAGTAGAAACCCTTCCAAAACTTTCATCTTCAGCTCCTTCAAAAGATGATAAATTAGGTCCACCTCCAAGTGATAAAGAATCACAAAACATCGCTACTGAGGATTCCGATCCGGGAAATACTTTCCATGTAAAAGATTCACTTGAAAGACCAGTCCATCTTAATTTATCTGGTGGTCAAGATGCAAGTGGTAATACTCAAGTTGAGCCCGTTTCTTCTGGGACGCCTATTGTAAATGAAGCTCATGATGATCAATCCGTCACTAAAGAAACTTCCGTTAGTTCTCCTCTTACTGAAACATCCCTTGTTAGTGGAGAAGGAAGTAATGGAAATCCCATTGTCAGTGCTACTGGTATAGGAGATAAGGAAAAGTTAGCTGCTAATGGTGTACATACTGTTAGAGTGGGTATTAATGGTTCACCTTCTGGAGATTTAACTACTAGTGGTCAAATAGCTAACGATGTGTCTTCTCCTGGTACATCTACGGAAGTAAAAGCTTCTGATTCCAATGATCCTAGTCATTTTTCTACTGGTAGTGAAGCTTCTTCTGGCATGGAAGACAATTATGTCGTTAGTCTAAGTGAAAGTGACCATAATCAAGCTGTAGTTACTGAAGATGTTGGAGAAGAAACTCGTTGTAGTGAAGAAGATGTAAGTCTACCACACAATGGTGCAATTCCTTGTACCGCAACAAAAAATACAGAGATAACTGttgataataatatattagcTACACTTAGTAATATATTTGGTGTAATACAAGCCAATAAAGATAATGTCACAAATACTTCAATACCCGTAGGAATTGTTCTGTTATTgggccttctttttaaa tacaCACCTTTGTGGAGTTTTCTTActaagaggaaaaggaagaaacaaTTGCATATGAACGAAAAGCTACAGAGGGTACTACAGCAACCTTCAAGTGGAAGTGAAACAAGAAGTATCCCATTTTCATATAGTGCTTTCGAGTATTCATCAGAGTGA